One window of Micromonas commoda chromosome 1, complete sequence genomic DNA carries:
- a CDS encoding predicted protein, with product MSDFVMPQKLVKRPADMRAFEVSQAARRLIHFIQSLNLAARCSTLSTETHPRSAVTIERLIAVLCVVECWAVDFPPKKQLSRFGNASFRDWHRRLTISSHDLCYDMLFLSLFGRYSTAAVTELAPYFLQGFGNASRVDYGTGHETMFVCFLLCLEAIGLLNKSDHRVIVTRVFSKYLSVVRMLQTKYWLEPAGSRGAWGLDDYCFLPFYWGSSQLVHHDAITPASIHDDRVVQENANEFLYLDSLLFIKTVKRGSISETSPLLFDISGVMSWEKVNRGLLKMYQVVECLGKFPIAQHFLFGTILRMDPASEGEHVSNRAPLA from the exons ATGTCGGATTTCGTGATGCCGCAAAAACTGGTCAAGAGGCCCGCAGACATGCGCGCCTTTGAAGTATCccaggcggcgaggcggttAATTCATTTCATACAG TCTCTCAACCTCGCAGCCCGGTGCTCAACGCTTTCAACCGAGACGCACCCAAGAAGTGCCGTGACCATCGAGCGCCTTATTGCGGTGCTGTGTGTGGTGGAATGTTGGGCTGTAGATTTCCCACCGAAGAAACAGTTGTCACGCTTTGGAAACGCATCTTTTCGAGACTGGCACAGACGCCTAACTATATCATCGCATG ACTTATGTTATGATATGCTGTTTCTTTCACTATTTGGTCGCTACTCAACGGCCGCTGTTACTGAGCTGGCGCCATACTTTCTTCAAGG CTTTGGAAATGCCTCCCGAGTTGACTACGGGACCGGACATGAGACCATGTTTGTTTGTTTCTTGCTTTGCTTGGAGGCAATTGGACTGCTAAACAAGAGCGACCATCGAGTCATTGTGACTCGAGTGTTTTCAAAGTATTTATCTGTTGTGCGAATGCTGCAAACAAAATATTG GCTTGAGCCAGCTGGCTCCCGGGGTGCATGGGGGCTTGATGACTACTGTTTTCTCCCATTTTACTG GGGCTCGTCTCAACTTGTTCACCATGACGCGATCACACCCGCTTCAATCCACGACGATAGGGTTGTACAGGAAAATGCAAATGAGTTCCTTTATCTTGACTCTCTACTTTTCATAAAGACG GTGAAAAGGGGATCAATATCTGAGACTTCTCCATTACTGTTTGATATTAGCGGAGTTATGAGTTGGGAGAAAGTCAATCGCGGTCTTTTAAAGATGTATCAGGTA GTTGAATGTCTCGGAAAATTTCCGATCGCACAGCATTTTTTGTTTGGCACTATCTTGCGGATGGATCCTGCAAGTGAAGGCGAGCACGTTTCCAATAGAGCTCCGCTTGCCTAA
- a CDS encoding predicted protein, with translation MGAIRLHLGFLKFRSNVIRRKSTKVASKKQRLRDIASIIRKRLRCFSNLNVASRSLSACISQVDSRDFVDILKILEACSTFIDAHAEYADYTAQSIKCEQLQVRALSAVRARVVAVVCEAALLPLGDLGDFKIAFTEAKNLNGSFLNAKFRSELSSLRHIIDYIDARGKRDVTPRNQNIYTRVIIDCCSTYCEQRISLILDPIRTQLLVSYTPHE, from the exons ATGGGCGCAATACGATTACATCTCGG ATTTTTGAAATTTCGAAGCAACGTTATCCGACGCAAGTCCACAAAAGTGGCTTCCAAGAAGCAACGCCTCCGAGATATTGCTAGCATAATCCGAAAGAGGCTTCGGTGCTTTAGCAATCTGAACGTAGCAAGTCGTAGTCTTTCTGCTTGCATCTCGCAG GTTGACAGCAGGGATTTTGTAGATATTCTCAAGATTCTTGAAGCATGTAGCACATTCATCGATGCGCACGCCGAGTATGCAGATTACACTGCACAGTCAATCAAATGTGAACAGCTTCAAGTCCGAGCACTTTCAGCTGTTCGTGCGCGTGTCGTAGCTGTCGTTTGTGAAGCAGCACTTCTCCCCCTCGGTGACCTTGGAGATTTCAAAATAGCATTTACAGAGGCGAAGAACCTAAACGGATCTTTCTTGAATGCAAAGTTTCGATCTGAATTGTCTTCTCTAAGGCATATTATAGATTACATTGATGCTCGCGGGAAGCGTGATGTTACTCCACGGAATCAAAATATTTACACTCGCGTGATAATTGACTGCTGCAGTACCTACTGCGAGCAGAGAATATCGCTTATCTTGGATCCAATTCGAACACAACTGTTGGTAAGTTATACACCACACGAATAA
- a CDS encoding predicted protein codes for MMTGLHEPSPANDLSAIRVRARRNARDAMLSFVQNPNRGSSNSKQAAQLLTRRKIKRNSRTSQISSHEFNELVVALSSWHAICIRRRRVNVHRAILSPVTKSVMIPGEWKSCVLLDTFGKGTKFFHSSKFLTPRKFGALQWYSQQVVDHEIETAKSSQMCSTGCKCFSLRPLFGLSMSEKFIYGKKLFGSTGGCQVQDSHAE; via the exons ATGATGACAGGTCTACACGAGCCCAGCCCGGCTAACGATTTGTCCGCCATTCGCGTG AGAGCACGCAGGAACGCGCGTGACGCAATGTTGTCGTTCGTACAAAATCCAAACCG TGGGTCATCTAACTCGAAACAAGCAGCACAGCTGCTGACTCGCCGAAAAATAAAAAGAAATTCAAGGACATCGCAAATTTCAAGTCATGAGTTCAAT GAACTCGTTGTGGCGTTGAGCTCCTGGCATGCGATTTGTatacgtcgtcgacgagtaAACGTTCACAGGGCAATACTGTCGCCTGTCACAAAATCTGTCATG ATTCCAGGGGAGTGGAAGAGCTGCGTGCTCTTGGACACTTTTGGCAAG GGGACGAAATTCTTTCACTCTTCCAAATTTTTGACACCGAGAAAGTTTGGAGCGCTCCAGTGGTACTCACAACAGGTAGTTGATCATGAAATTGAAACCGCAAAAAGTAGTCAGATGTGCAGCACAGGGTGCAAATGTTTTTCTTTGCGACCATTATTTGGACTTTCTATGTCTGAGAAATTTATTTATGGAAAGAAGCTTTTTGGTTCCACCGGGGGTTGCCAGGTTCAAGACTCTCATGCAGAATAA
- the ATPG gene encoding H+-or Na+-translocating f-type, v-type and A-type ATPase superfamily (protons (mitochondrial)): MTTISAIRCRFDTGTKFIAARRNVRARATIPKTPRAAFSSNNKSELSKVVKPTVATILTNAVIVLPSLAGEPGKIFDFNLTLPIIASEFLLLMVILDKTVFGPVGKALDDRDALIRSQLAAVGDNSTEVANLIAEKEQVISNARAEVAKEVASTKAKIDADIAEAQAKAKADVDKQIAAALAKLEAAKAESAAQVETKAKELSDQIIKKVVEV, translated from the exons ATGACTACGATCTCTGCCATTCGTTGTCGTTTCGACACGGGGACTAAATTTATCGCCGCGCGTAGAAATGTTCGCGCCCGTGCGACCATCCCAAAGACCCCTCGGGCCGCTTTCAG TAGCAATAATAAATCCGAGCTTTCGAAGGTCGTGAAGCCAACCGTCGCGACTATCCTCACGAacgccgtcatcgtcctccCCTCGCTTGCGGGCGAGCCCGGCAAGATATTTGACTTCAACCTTACGCTTCCCATAATTGCCTCGGAGTTCCTTCTCCTCATGGTAATTCTTGACAAGACTGTCTTTGGCCCGGTCGGCAAGGCGCTTGATGATCGGGATGCGCTCATCCGATCCCAGCTTGCAGCAGTCGGTGATAATTCGACTGAAGTAGCCAACTTGATC GCCGAGAAAGAGCAGGTCATCTCAAATGCCCGCGCTGAAGTTGCGAAGGAAGTCGCATCCACAAAGGCAAAGATTGATGCCGACATTGCCGAGGCTCAAGCCAAGGCCAAAGCTGACGTGGATAAACAAATCGCTGCTGCTCTTGCCAAGCTTGAAGCGGCAAAGGCCGAATCAGCTGCCCAGGTCGAAACGAAGGCCAAGGAACTATCTGATCAGATTATCAAGAAGGTGGTTGAGGTATGA
- a CDS encoding predicted protein gives MLVSLDAASGGGALADLGYLWGSAADHFYHSQAARQGPGVKSHDLSGNLDVHLNGIDLSKLHADAVATALRATATPDPRQCAISMLHLACSHRPSSITFVPTFGQIEQPVSQNIPGYNPAWVLPFALRAIKSQAIELRDCVAWGLIPLAFAATSSTDKHLRCVAYAVISAAADAANTGRSFKERTQLVALFSTFQNSITKKEPLRRLSTITAIFAAETAFVCMHPENEMYISLQRAVIRRATLDTEAFPIGFLNFLNGSLLTDDSMASRNNRRMLRVWLLRLLTVSLCDASDAHLFRKSFAIEVLMSHRFAAFFLDPYAQKLAFDVITRAAQLSLLTKPLIEGSALLSWLAATAKCACHPIRSSIKNTNIGAITAAAAASALTDVVSARGAIYGGPTGTAADSLSALRIIRSTLFPAAATENNIFFSKGNAHGSAFCTVLLSALKFQATLAKQLSNRRVEVFDISELVELCRAVDNVDTMSVDATLILLVNSAVLDMIVTTAGAMRKNILVFGSDRCMQTTMAIAKSILTVVIWAASAVTKGGDRFLMEEYASIILKWATSFLLSEKEEVIAQLVDPDGGVGATQVALSLGSLHNTAGPRHRCATVSELVRAQAELLRALSNRCRQFPCRVSKSDEHVCIVMSTPVYTVLLSNGGALEELISEVKSGHFKAATPISARGTVKSSLREFKVHAVQDMEDKISQANNFVHSNVDPSAPEELEVQQEIRGKKLTAARLAAILLQAVFTAMPPLAFLESATRINRTRISAGCSAKISYQFRFEKHLEGFMFGKN, from the coding sequence ATGCTTGTATCGCTAGATGCTGCatccggcggtggcgcatTGGCGGACCTTGGTTATCTGTGGGGAAGTGCGGCAGATCACTTTTACCACTCACAAGCTGCACGGCAGGGGCCTGGAGTAAAAAGCCACGATCTCTCAGGAAACCTTGATGTGCATCTCAACGGTATAGACCTCTCAAAATTACATGCGGACGCGGTTGCAACGGCGCTACGAGCTACTGCAACTCCAGACCCTCGCCAATGCGCCATCAGCATGTTGCATCTTGCATGTTCGCACCGGCCCTCTTCAATTACATTTGTACCGACGTTTGGTCAAATAGAACAACCCGTGTCACAAAATATACCAGGATACAACCCGGCGTGGGTGCTTCCTTTCGCACTTCGCGCAATCAAAAGTCAGGCAATTGAGCTCAGGGACTGTGTGGCCTGGGGTCTAATTCCATTGGCGTTTGCCGCAACATCTTCAACAGATAAACACTTACGTTGCGTTGCATATGCCGTAATTTCAGCAGCAGCTGATGCTGCTAACACTGGAAGATCTTTTAAGGAGCGAACTCAGCTTGTCGCACTTTTCAGCACCTTCCAGAACAGCATCACGAAAAAAGAGCCTCTGAGGCGATTATCTACAATCACAGCAATATTCGCCGCTGAGACAGCGTTTGTGTGTATGCACCCTGAAAATGAAATGTACATTTCACTGCAGCGCGCAGTGATCAGACGGGCAACACTTGACACTGAAGCGTTTCCTATTGGCTTCCTTAATTTTCTCAACGGGAGCCTTCTGACAGACGACAGCATGGCATCAAGAAATAATCGAAGGATGCTTCGCGTCTGGTTGCTGCGCTTGCTGACAGTCAGTCTGTGTGATGCATCCGATGCACATCTGTTTCGAAAGTCGTTCGCGATCGAAGTGCTGATGTCACATAGGTTTGCGGCATTTTTTCTAGATCCTTACGCTCAAAAGCTTGCCTTCGATGTCATTACTCGGGCCGCGCAATTATCTCTACTGACAAAACCGCTCATCGAAGGCAGTGCCCTTTTATCATGGCTGGCGGCAACAGCGAAATGCGCATGTCATCCGATCCGCTCATCTATTAAAAATACAAATATCGGTGCCATAACCGCGGCAGCAGCGGCATCTGCGCTCACTGACGTAGTTTCAGCAAGAGGTGCAATTTATGGTGGACCCACAGGAACGGCAGCTGATTCTCTCTCCGCACTTCGCATTATACGATCAACGCTTTTTCCCGCAGCAGCTACTGAAAATAATATTTTTTTCTCGAAAGGAAATGCCCATGGTTCTGCATTTTGCACCGTGTTACTTTCAGCTCTAAAATTTCAAGCAACGTTGGCCAAACAGCTCTCTAATCGCCGAGTTGAAGTGTTTGACATTTCAGAATTGGTGGAGCTATGCAGAGCCGTCGATAATGTAGACACAATGTCAGTAGACGCCACACTCATCCTGTTGGTGAATTCAGCTGTGTTGGACATGATTGTCACTACCGCGGGAGCGATGAGGAAAAACATCTTAGTTTTCGGATCTGATAGATGCATGCAAACTACGATGGCAATTGCCAAGTCTATCTTGACAGTTGTGATATGGGCAGCGAGTGCAGTAACAAAAGGCGGCGACAGATTCTTGATGGAAGAGTATGCATCGATCATACTGAAGTGGGCAACATCTTTTTTGCTATCTGAGAAAGAAGAAGTGATAGCACAGCTTGTGGACCCAGATGGTGGAGTTGGGGCAACTCAAGTAGCCTTGTCGCTGGGATCGTTACACAATACTGCAGGCCCTCGACATCGCTGTGCAACAGTTTCTGAGCTCGTGCGCGCTCAAGCTGAACTCCTTCGTGCTCTTTCAAATCGATGTCGGCAATTCCCATGTCGTGTTTCGAAAAGCGATGAACATGTCTGCATAGTCATGTCTACCCCTGTATACACTGTGCTTCTTTCAAATGGCGGTGCTCTGGAAGAGCTTATATCCGAGGTAAAATCTGGACATTTCAAAGCAGCCACTCCAATTTCGGCGAGAGGAACGGTGAAAAGTAGTTTGCGTGAATTCAAAGTGCATGCAGTCCAAGACATGGAAGACAAAATAAGCCAAGCAAACAACTTTGTGCATTCAAACGTTGATCCCTCGGCTCCCGAGGAGCTTGAAGTTCAACAGGAGATCAGAGGAAAAAAGCTGACAGCTGCAAGGCTTGCCGCAATACTTCTGCAGGCAGTGTTCACAGCAATGCCACCACTGGCGTTTTTAGAAAGCGCGACGCGCATAAACAGAACGAGAATTTCAGCGGGCTGTTCCGCCAAGATATCTTACCAATTTCGGTTTGAAAAACACTTGGAAGGCTTTATGTTCGGCAAAAACC
- the SRP54C gene encoding type II secretory pathway family (signal recognition particle 54 kDa protein (SRP54)), which yields MEARTKQARAPKGSIWCAQRARKDLRARGCRGLGSRISKGQPFSPLTLSTPAVTEIGFGTLLYGSRLSAGGSRRGETMLRRASAFGSLTERLNSVWATLKDEDDLSLENIKGPLKDIRRALLEADVSLPVVRRFIKNIEQKAIGTRVTKGVNAGQQLTKVVADELCELMGGFGGDSLAFKDPSMGPTVILMAGLQGVGKTTACGKLALYLKKQGKDSLLVATDVYRPAAIEQLKRLGEQVKTPVFDMGVRVDPPEVARLGLEKARAEGIDVVIIDTAGRLQVDVHLMEELRATKIATAADEILLVVDAMTGQEAAALTAAFDEAVGITGAVLTKMDGDTRGGAALSVREVSGKPIKFTGVGEKMEALEPFYPERMASRILGMGDVVTLVERAQQVVKNEEAEQMRDKILSATFDFNDFIKQMEMMGQMGGMDGFMKLLPGMSGMSEREMQEADKSLKVAKSLILSMTSKERQFPDILVAGASAKSRRKRIIEGAGRSEKDLSQLIVLFGSMRVKMQKMTAEITGASAEVGLTPQLSEEDMNTLANEGLRKNVSPGMVRRLRIRRLTGS from the coding sequence ATGGAAGCGCGCACGAAACAGGCAAGAGCACCAAAAGGTTCAATATGGTGCGCTCAAAGGGCCCGCAAAGATCTTCGCGCCAGGGGCTGTAGAGGTCTTGGCTCCAGGATCAGTAAGGGGCAACCGTTTTCCCCGCTGACTTTATCGACGCCAGCTGTCACGGAAATAGGCTTCGGCACTTTACTTTACGGCTCGAGGCTAAGCGCTGGTGGgagtcgtcgcggcgagacgATGCTCCGTCGCGCTTCTGCTTTCGGAAGCCTGACTGAACGTCTAAATAGTGTCTGGGCCACCCTTAAAGATGAAGATGACCTCAGCCTCGAGAACATAAAAGGTCCTCTTAAGGACATTCGTCGCGCCTTACTTGAAGCAGACGTATCGTTGCCTGTCGTCCGCCGCTTTATCAAGAACATAGAGCAGAAGGCAATCGGGACAAGAGTGACTAAAGGCGTCAACGCAGGACAGCAGCTCACGAAGGTTGTTGCTGATGAGCTTTGTGAGCTGATGGGGGGTTTCGGTGGAGATAGCCTTGCGTTCAAAGATCCCTCCATGGGCCCAACCGTCATTCTCATGGCAGGCCTACAGGGCGTCGGTAAAACAACTGCTTGTGGCAAGCTTGCTCTCTACCTAAAAAAGCAGGGAAAAGATTCTTTGCTCGTTGCAACAGATGTTTATCGTCCAGCTGCGATTGAACAACTAAAAAGGCTCGGTGAACAAGTGAAAACCCCCGTTTTCGATATGGGCGTCCGCGTAGATCCGCCGGAGGTCGCACGGCTTGGTCTTGAGAAGGCGAGAGCAGAAGGAATCGACGTTGTCATCATCGATACTGCTGGCAGACTTCAGGTCGATGTGCATTTGATGGAAGAGTTACGGGCCACCAAGATTGCAACCGCGGCGGATGAAATCTTATTGGTGGTTGATGCAATGACTGGCCAAGAAGCAGCGGCCTTGACGGCAGCTTTTGATGAGGCCGTGGGTATTACCGGTGCCGTGCTTACCAAAATGGATGGTGACACCCGTGGTGGCGCAGCCCTGTCCGTGAGAGAGGTGAGTGGTAAACCGATTAAATTCACAGGTGTCGGTGAGAAGATGGAAGCCCTAGAACCATTTTATCCTGAACGAATGGCTAGTAGAATTCTTGGCATGGGCGATGTTGTAACTCTCGTTGAGCGCGCTCAGCAAGTCGTGAAGAATGAGGAGGCCGAGCAGATGCGTGATAAAATTTTGAGTGCAACCTTTGATTTCAATGACTTCATCAAGCAGATGGAAATGATGGGGCAGATGGGTGGCATGGATGGATTCATGAAGTTGTTGCCAGGAATGAGCGGCATGAGCGAACGTGAAATGCAAGAAGCTGATAAATCTTTGAAGGTGGCGAAATCTCTCATATTGTCAATGACCTCTAAGGAACGCCAGTTTCCCGATATTCTCGTAGCTGGTGCTTCGGCAAAGTCTCGCAGAAAACGAATCATAGAGGGCGCAGGGCGTAGTGAGAAAGATCTTTCCCAGCTCATTGTTCTGTTTGGCAGCATGCGTGTCAAAATGCAAAAAATGACAGCTGAAATCACCGGCGCATCTGCAGAGGTTGGCCTCACACCGCAGCTTAGTGAAGAAGATATGAACACACTCGCAAATGAAGGGCTGCGCAAGAATGTGTCTCCAGGTATGGTTCGCCGGCTGAGAATCAGGCGTTTGACGGGCTCCTGA
- a CDS encoding CTP synthase (has hits to GATASE_TYPE_1, CTP_synth_N and GATase; expressed) — protein sequence MKAPMKYVVVTGGVVSGLGKGVTASSIGVLLKAGGWRVTNIKIDPYINIDAGTMSPFEHGEVFVLDDGGEADLDLGNYERFVDSTLTRDHNITTGKIYQTVIAKERKGEYLGKTVQVIPHMTDEIQDWIERVSRLPVDGSPGQPDVCIIELGGTVGDIESMPFIEALRQFQFRVGSDNFCLIHVSLVPVVGAVGEQKTKPTQHSVQALRSAGLSPHMLACRSQAPLEQSVMDKLALFCHVTPDCILNLCDVSNIWHVPLVMQEQGGHLAIMRQLRLDFRKLELDSWAHRANKWDTVTLPVKIAIVGKYTGLGDSYLSVTKALMHSAISADRKLNIVWVEAGMLEGATLAEDPTAHAEAWENVHSADGILVPGGFGERGTEGKILAAKYARENQVPFLGICLGMQAAVIEYARNVLGMKNAHSTEMVPDCADPAVIFMPEGSTTHMGGTMRLGSRRTIFQTQDCKAAKLYNSMPFVDERHRHRYEVNPDIVDRLEKAGCVFVGKDETNRRMEILELSGHPFFLATQYHPEYKSRPGRPSPPFMGLVLAASGQLDQYLTSEAIGMRMNAPGGFLQSPLKALKGLAKEDESDSP from the exons ATGAAGGCTCCAATGAAATATGTTGTTGTCACCGGAG GTGTGGTAAGCGGTCTTGGAAAAGGAGTTACTGCGAGCAGCATAGGTGTCTTACTGAAGGCCGGAGGCTGGCGAGTGACAAACATCAAAATCGACCCATACATCAACATCGATGCCGGAACTATGTCGCCATTTGAGCATGGCGAAGTGTTCGTTCTTGATGATGGTGGCGAAGCTGACCTTGATCTTGGCAACTACGAGCGTTTCGTTGACTCAACTCTAACACGGGACCATAATATAACGACCGGAAAGATTTACCAGACGGTGATCGCAAAAGAGCGAAAAGGGGAATACCTTGGAAAGACTGTGCAG GTAATTCCTCACATGACCGACGAAATTCAAGACTGGATAGAGCGCGTGTCAAGGCTCCCCGTCGACGGATCTCCCGGTCAACCCGACGTTTGTATAATTGAGCTCGGAGGAACAGTGGGCGACATTGAATCAATGCCCTTCATCGAGGCACTTCGTCAATTTCAGTTTCGAGTCGGCTCTGACAACTTTTGTCTCATTCACGTGAGTTTGGTTCCGGTCGTAGGTGCAGTTGGCGAGCAGAAAACAAAGCCGACTCAACACTCAGTTCAAGCTTTACGTTCAGCTGGACTCTCGCCACACATGTTGGCTTGCCGCAGCCAAGCCCCTCTCGAGCAGTCCGTGATGGACAAACTTGCCCTGTTCTGCCATGTCACGCCAGATTGCATCCTGAATCTTTGTGATGTGAGCAATATATGGCATGTCCCACTCGTTATGCAAGAGCAAGGCGGGCATTTAGCCATCATGCGTCAATTAAGGCTTGATTTCCGGAAGCTTGAGCTTGACAGCTGGGCACATCGTGCCAACAAGTGGGACACAGTTACATTGCCGGTCAAAATTGCCATCGTTGGCAAATATACAGGTCTAGGCGACAGCTATTTATCTGTCACAAAAGCGCTGATGCACTCCGCGATTTCTGCTGACAGGAAGCTCAATATTGTGTGGGTTGAAGCCGGGATGCTCGAAGGCGCCACTCTCGCCGAAGATCCAACAGCTCACGCTGAGGCTTGGGAAAACGTTCACAGTGCGGATGGTATTTTAGTTCCCGGAGGTTTCGGCGAACGTGGAACTGAAGGAAAGATACTTGCTGCAAAGTATGCACGAGAGAACCAGGTCCCATTCCTCGGCATATGCCTTGGTATGCAGGCGGCTGTGATCGAGTATGCCCGAAACGTACTTGGGATGAAGAACGCTCATTCCACTGAAATGGTGCCTGATTGTGCTGATCCAGCTGTGATTTTCATGCCAGAAGGATCAACAACTCACATGGGTGGCACCATGCGTCTTGGCTCAAGGAGGACGATCTTCCAAACGCAGGATTGCAAGGCTGCCAAGCTGTACAACTCCATGCCGTTCGTTGATGAACGCCACAGGCATCGATACGAGGTCAACCCTGATATTGTAGACAGACTTGAGAAGGCCGGATGTGTCTTCGTTGGCAAAGATGAGACAAATAGACGAATGGAGATACTAGAGCTTTCCGGTCATCCATTTTTCCTTGCCACTCAGTATCACCCTGAGTATAAGTCAAGACCCGGGCGCCCATCACCACCTTTTATGGGTCTGGTTCTAGCTGCATCAGGACAGCTTGATCAGTACTTGACAAGTGAAGCAATTGGCATGCGGATGAACGCCCCCGGAGGCTTTCTTCAGTCGCCACTCAAAGCTTTGAAAGGACTAGCAAAAGAAGACGAATCTGACAGCCCCTGA
- a CDS encoding hypothetical protein (expressed; putative uncharacterized protein): MNVPPLSELPLDDIAGHHNSCVIQEVKDLAEELASLWRDNRLMRESNDQLKRHNDEMRLAYSVLSAEYESIRADSHAAEVLFEEHAAISRKEIEMRRQQFEEANKCILRPQEIEKLRQQLLEELELPTREAMNELEYEVEDATQSYAKAVRALRSLRAQHDVEVARLLSENESLRRDHSQELRVLHKELRVMEDILKFKSQEVKQLEKQLRDSTHVLARDDALATQSNLRKLAVLAAEKAEERLAAQISLTGQLERRLSSTVAQITVREDHIERLMSSLNEAESHKVILLRKVETDQRKHLEEVKRVTAHANLAIAELKARFDVERVEAANATRSISLKLTSHEDCLKIIQDECDRRARSAEASSRRAHQSATASKLESDLKLDASATELIACKSELLKASGETEGLRRALAAMDGGSGKQLPTYFNLLEQCKSDLKREQLRVVELRNALHLIKTQNFEFEAAISALDNESRKLLMLLEQSKIAHAKETMNLKHKWHADRRSFLKRVKKVAVICETRRRTTSRKAKRKITRQQRRMLSLSPDPVLARLDSNRSTSRQGINVYTTNSVLRPAPMEFSDEFVALEKRQIQFVHMISSDLK, translated from the exons ATGAATGTCCCGCCGCTTTCGGAGCTGCCGCTAGATGACATCGCCGGTCATCACAATTCATGTGTTATTCAG GAAGTAAAGGACTTGGCGGAAGAGCTTGCAAGCCTGTGGCGTGACAACCGTTTGATGCGCGAAAGCAACGATCAG CTCAAGCGTCACAACGACGAAATGCGCTTGGCTTACAGCGTCCTCTCCGCAGAATACGAAAGTATCCGCGCCGATAGTCACGCGGCCGAGGTTCTCTTTGAAGAGCACGCGGCGATTTCGCGCAAAGAAATCGAGATGAGACGTCAACAATTTGAAGAGGCCAACAAATGCATACTGAGACCTCAAGAAATTGAAAAGCTCCGGCAACAACTTTTGGAAGAACTTGAACTCCCAACACGGGAAGCGATGAATGAGCTCGAATACGAAGTAGAAGACGCGACTCAAAGCTACGCGAAAGCTGTTCGTGCCCTTAGGAGTCTGCGTGCGCAGCACGACGTTGAAGTTGCACGCCTACTCAGCGAAAATGAAAGCTTAAGACGTGACCACTCACAAGAACTTCGCGTCTTGCACAAGGAATTGCGAGTCATGGAAGACATATTAAAGTTTAAGTCGCAAGAAGTAAAACAGCTCGAAAAACAGTTACGAGATAGCACCCATGTCTTAGCACGCGACGATGCCCTTGCCACACAATCTAACTTGCGAAAACTTGCCGTGCTAGCTGCTGAAAAAGCTGAGGAAAGGCTCGCAGCCCAGATCTCATTGACAGGGCAGCTTGAGCGACGTCTCAGCTCCACCGTCGCTCAGATTACGGTAAGAGAGGACCATATCGAACGTCTGATGAGCTCCTTGAATGAAGCCGAATCACACAAAGTAATCCTGTTACGCAAAGTTGAAACTGACCAAAGAAAGCACCTTGAGGAGGTAAAACGCGTGACGGCACATGCCAACCTTGCGATTGCAGAACTGAAGGCTCGATTCGatgtcgaacgcgtcgaagcAGCTAATGCAACCCGATCAATATCGTTGAAACTAACCTCACACGAGGACTGCCTTAAGATCATCCAGGATGAGTGTGATAGGAGAGCACGCTCAGCTGAGGCTTCATCTCGACGCGCACACCAAAGTGCCACGGCAAGCAAGTTAGAGTCCGACTTAAAGTTGGATGCTTCAGCGACGGAATTGATCGCCTGTAAGTCGGAGTTGCTGAAAGCATCTGGCGAAACAGAGGGTTTGCGCAGAGCCCTGGCTGCGATGGATGGAGGAAGTGGAAAACAGCTTCCAACATATTTTAATTTGCTTGAACAGTGCAAGTCG GATCTCAAGCGCGAGCagctgcgcgtcgtcgagttGCGTAACGCTCTCCACCTCATCAAAACTCAGAACTTCGAGTTCGAGGCAGCTATTTCTGCGCTGGACAATGAGTCAAGGAAATTGTTGATGCTTCTTGAGCAAAGCAAAATTGCGCACGCGAAAGAGACAATGAATCTCAAGCATAAGTGGCACGCTGATAGACGCTCATTTTTGAAGCGCGTGAAAAAAGTTGCTGTGATTTGCGAGACTCGGCGCCGGACTACCTCTCGTAAAGCAAAGAGAAAAATCACACGTCAGCAGAGAAGAATGCTTTCCCTCTCACCAGACCCGGTCCTGGCTCGCCTTGACAGTAACCGGTCAACATCGAGACAGGGAATCAATGTTTACACGACGAATTCAGTCTTACGTCCTGCTCCCATGGAGTTTAGCGACGAGTTTGTGGCTCTGGAAAAAAGACAAATACAATTTGTGCATATGATTAGCAGTGATTTGAAATAG